The DNA region CACGATGAGTGGATTATGTGCCTTTTGACAAAGAGAACGTCAGCCCTGGAAAACACGGGCACGGAATTCTTAAAAGCACGTAAGGAAGAGCATGGTTttgcaaaactaaaaaaaatatcctttaaaattcCTAAAAAGGCCCGGCCGGcgtgctcagtggtgagcatcggcctgtgacccaggaggtcagggttccattcccggtcagggcacaggcccggggagCGGGCCGGGTCCCAGGAAAGACCCGCGCATCTCCCCCTGGGAAGGGCTCTTCTGCACTCGCTCCTCTCCCGGGGGAGCCGTGCCCCGAGGGAGTGGCCAGAGGCCAGAGCCTCGCCGAGCAGCGGCCACGAGGACGCAGAGGCCCAGGTAACGGGGTCCCTCTCGCTGCCGGTGCCATGTGACCCTCTCCTTCCAGTTGGAGAACATCGGCAACTTCATCAAAGCCATCCAGGCGTACGGCATGAAGCCCCACGACATCTTCGAGGCCAACGACCTGTTCGAGAACGGGAACATGACCCAGGTGCAGACGACGCTGGTGGCGCTGGCCGGCCTGGTACGTCCGCGCCGTGTGCAGGGTCCACCGCGCGCGGGGAACGGGGACGAGCTGCTTCTtcgctccccccgccccggggGTTCAGACGGGCAGGGAGGGCCTGTCCCCTCCGTAAGCCTTGGCTCTGTGGGAGGCTGCTGATGCTGAGCCCGTCAGACGCTCACACGCCTGGGGTCCCAAGTGTGGCAGCGCCGGAGCCCTTCGCCTGTGGGTGGACCTTTGGCCGAGctcggccggcggggctcagggctgTGTGCGCTCCCGTCCAGGCTAAAACCAAAGGCTTCCACACCACCATCGACATTGGCGTGAAGTACGCCGAGAAGCAGACGCGGCGCTTCGACGAAGGGAAGCTGAAGGCCGGCCAGAGCGTCATTGGTCTGCaggtgaggcgggggggggggggggctcggtCCCCGTTCAACCGCACGCACCCCCGCCAGCGAGGTGGCCGCCGTCGCAGGAACACAGACCTCGTGCAGGTTGGGGGGGATGTGGGTTACAGTCCGTGTCCACGTAAAGCCGCGAGATGCTGGTGACGGCTGAGAGGAGACCCTGGCACATCATCCGACCACAGACGTGGCCGCGGGCGACGACCCTTCCCTACCTGCACTGCTTCTCTGAAGGGGATGCACTTTTTGAACTCCCAGGCACCATGGGCCCATGAGGCAGTCTCACTGGATCTCAAGGCCGAGACGTCTACCCGGGGCAAGCGCTCGGGGTGCTGGCTCCGCTCCTGGGGAACCCCCAGCCGGGGTGTCTTCCCTTCCGCGGGGCCCTGGAGGGTGTCTTGGGGACACCCGGCTCGGGGCCCGGGGTGGGCTTGGCCCCAGCACTGTCTGCCGCACGCCCCCTCCAGACGGTCGATGTGAGGTGGGCCCGTAGCTGCAGGCACACAGGGTACCCAGGGAGAGACTGGAAACCTGTTTCCCAGGAGTCGGCTGGTTACGTGATGGCAGCTCCATCGGAGACAGCGGTAATGTTAGCACGACAGGCGTCGGGGACGAGGCAAACACGTCTCTGGTCAGTTCATCCCTTTATATTAGGAGCTGCACGTGCGTGTTGGGGCGTTTCCACGCATGTGGGTTCACAGACAGGCGCACGCCCCAGGGGAAGCTGGGAGGGGGCACCATGCTCACGGCAAACACCCGAGGGCGGGGTGTGaccgtcccttcctctctgcttgTGCGCCTGAATCTTTTCCAATGAACAGGCTTCACTTTtggtaataaaaatgtttcctttaatcgggctttttaaggaaaaaaagaccCAAGTGTAGAAACACGCCCATCCCCGCTGACTGTCGCCCCTCGGCCACGCGGCCCTcgcggggaaggggagggaagctCGTTCCTGCGGCTCGGACCGCGGCGGTGCCCGCCCTCCGGGCTCTGTCCCGTGGACACAGGGTGGCAGGACAGCCCTGCGGCTCGGACCGTGGCGGTGCCCGCCCTCCGGGCTCTGTCCCGTGGACGCGGGGTGGCAGGACTGCCCTGCGGCTCGGACCGCGGCGGTGCCCGCCCTCCGGGCTCTGTCCCGTGGACGCGGGGTGGCAGGACTGCCCTGCGGCTCGGACCGCGGCGGTGCCCGCCCTCCGGGCTCTGTCCCGTGGACACAGGGTGGCAGGACAGCCCTGCGGCTCGGACCGTGGCGGTGCCCGCCCTCCGGGCTCTGTCCCGTGGACGCGGGGTGGCAGGACAGCCCTGCGGCTCTGACCGCGGCGGTGCCCGCCCTCCGGGCTCTGTCCCGTGGACGCGGGGTGGCAGGACAGCCCTGCGGCTCGGACCGCGGCGGTGCCCGCCCTCCGGGCTCTGTCCCGTGGACGCGGGGTGGCAGGACAGCCCTGCGGCTCGGACCGTGGCGGTGCCCGCCCTCCGGGCTCTGTCCCGTGGACGCGGGGTGGCAGGACAGCCCTGCGGCTCGGACCGTGGCGGTGCCCGCCCTCCGGCTCTGTCCCGTGGACGCGGGGTGGCAGGACAGCCCTGCGGCTCTTTCCCCGTGAAAATGGGCCGTGGGGGAGGTTGAAGCTGCAGAGAGGACCCCTGGCGGCTGCTGCCTATTTTATGCCAAACGCACCGGGGGCGAaagctgctgcccctcccctcccctccggtcCGGAGGCGGCccctggcctgtggggagggaggcggcgGGGGAGTTAATTTCTCAGAATCCCGCCCCTATGGCAGCTCTGCGTCCGTCTGTCCGTCCCTCCTGCTGCGGTTTCTGTGCAGTTAACGACGAGGCCTTTCTAGCCAGTGAGTTGTTGGAATGCTTCCTGTCGACACGCCCTTCAGAGGGCGGAGGAGACGGCGCCCTGAAGGCTGCGGCGTCCGGGAACTGATGCCGGTTTATTTTGTAACTTAAAGATGGGGACCAACAAGTGCGCCAGCCAGGCGGGGATGACCGCCTACGGGACCAGGAGGCACCTGTACGACCCCAAAATGCAGACGGACAAGCCCTTTGACCAGACCACGATCAGCCTGCAGATGGGGACCAACAAAGGGGCCAGCCAGGTAGGCGCCCCGCCGGGCCCGCAGAGCAGCCGCCGCGGGCGTGGGACACGGACGGGGGTCCTTCCAGGAGGAGGTTTTGCTGGGAAAGCGCAAGAGTGACAGGACCCTTCTGCAGCCGCACTGCGCGGCTCCTGCGTGGCTGGCGGTTAGGACAGCCAGCCTTCCTCCCTTCCCGGCGGGAAGCTGAAAGGCGACCAACTCCAACGCCAAGCGCACTGCTCCTTCCAGAGCTCCGCCACGCacgtgtgtgtgttgttgttttcattgatttcagagagaggaagggggagagagagagagagaggtagaagcatcagtgatgagagagaatcttactggggatggagcccgcaccccgCGCCtctgccctgagcgggaatcgagccgtgacctccggGCTcagaggttgacgctcagccaggAGCCCCGCCGGCCCGGCCGCTGTtgtccctcccgcccccgcccatcACCTGTACCTGCTCCCGAGAGCGCAGCCCTGAGCCGCGGTAACGTCTGTCCTTGCCCCTCCCAGGCGGGGATGCTGGCGCCGGGCACCCGGAGAGACATCTACGACCAGAAGCTCACGCTGCAGCCCGTGGACAGCTCGACCATCTCCCTGCAGATGGGCACCAACAAGGTCGCCTCGCAGAAGGGCATGAGCGTGTACGGGCTCGGGCGGCAGGTCTACGACCCCAAGTACTGCGCCGCCCCCACCGAGCCCGTCATCCGCAACGGCAGCCAGGGCACGGGCACCAACGGCTCCGAGGTCAGCGACAGCGACTCCCAGGCCGAGTACCCCGACGAGTACCACGGCGGGTACCCCGACGACGACCCCCGCGAGTACCAGTACGGCGACCCCGGCCTCGGCCTCGATTACTAGGCGCGGAGCCGCCGTCCCCGTCGCGGTCACTCGTGGGCGCCCGGCCAGCCTGGAGTGACGCTCCTCCGCCCTCTGAACCCTAGTGCGCTTCCTGTCCCTGAAGGAGAGGCTGCCTCGCACCCCTCCTCCTCCGCCCGCTCTCCCTCCGCAGCTCCTTTCCGGCTGGGCAGGCCAGCCTGCAGCGACGTGACCCCCGGCGCTGGAGCGAAGGGAGCCTGAGGGGCGCGGGTTCCCCCCGACATCTCTGCATCCTCACACTCTTTACGGAACTGGTGTTCGCAAGCAGTAGGAGGCTTTTCTCTTACATTAGTGTCTGGCTCCTCCGTGGGAGACTAAACCCGTGCTTAGCGCTCAGGCGCCCGCCAGCTAAACCGAGAAGACGCAGCGTGTCAGCCGCTCGCGACCGATGCCCGCGGTGTGGGTCGCGGATGGAAATGCAGGCGCGGCCCGCGCTCTGGGGACGCCCGAGTCGCTCCCACCTGCGCGGGGGTCTGACGGCGCAGGCCCTTCCTGTTGTGCCAACGTATCGGTGTAGACTTGCTCTGTTTCAACTGTATTTATTGCTGCATTTCTCAGCATAAACTTATCCCagtgtattttttataaataaatattttttttgaacaTTCACATGAGCCAGCAGCTGGTTATGTTAAGGACCCCTCCCCAGGGTCTGTGGTCAGTCGCTGCCGTAACATTTCTCTCCTCAACCCTCACCACGGCGCACTCTGCTTGGGAGGGGCCGGCAGGATGGGGGGCCCGGCAGGGTGGGGAGCCCAGCAGGATGGGGCACCAGCAGAATTGGGGGACCTGCCGTTGCACATGGGGACCCACAGCCAGGACTCAAACTGCTCCTGGGCTCCTGCCTAGCCTGGTGGCTCAGCTGCCCAATGTGCCTCACGTCCAGCTCTGGGTCACCTTAATCCTCAGGaacatggtgggggtgggggtggggagggagtctaCGTTCATGCTCTCGGGTGGAGTCAAGATGACGGAGTAAATACACAGCTCCCCTCCTCCCGCGACCACATCACTTACAAAAATGAGCCCTGGGAGACCAGCCGAGCAGAACGCCCGAAACTCGGAACTCGAGTAGAAAGAGGCCACGGGACACCccagaggggcggggccacaccATGTGACAGCCATGTCTGGGCTGCAGGGGCCCGCCCCCTTCCCGAGGAGcagggctcccagcccaggacaccAATTCCGGGAAGAGTAGGCCCACCCCTGGCTGGGAAggcccacccctgcctggccccactcTCAGACCCACCCCTGGCAGGGCCCCACTCTCGGACCCACCCCTGGTAGGGCCCCACTCTCAGGCCCACCCCTGGCAGGGCCCCACTCTCGGACCCACCCCTGGCAGGGCCCCACTCTCGGACCCACCCCTGGCAGGGCCCCACTCTCAGGCCCAGCAAGGGGAGTGGCTGGAGCGGCACCAGGGACTCCAGCGGGGGAGCccgggtgcccaggtccagggtgagggctgggacGAGGGCCGGGAACCTTCCCCAGGACGAAGTGTGGGCACCGCTGCTCCTCTGTGCCACTCTCCTCCCCCGCTGCCCCGTGCAGGTGGACACAAACTCGTGCTCCCCCTTAGCCTGGCGACCACCCAGTGCCGGCCCCGGGGATTCCCTAAGGCCACCCCATCCCTCTCGCACCCCGAGCCTCTGGCAGAAGCTCCCGCTGCAGgctccctcagagggagggcagcAAGCCCCACACAGCGGCAGCCAGTCTTGGGGGGCACTGCAGCTCCCACCAGGCAGCCCCTCCCACGCCAGGGCCCTCCCAGGACTCCAGACCCCACGCACCTGGAGGCTGGCTCAGGCCACACCAGATGCCCACCCAACCAGCCCTTCTGAAGGAACGCCTCCGGGGGCCGGTCCCCACACAGTGCTCCTCTGCGACAGCTACAGCCCGCGCGGCCAGTCAGCCGGGGTGAGCCACCACCACAGTGCCTGCAGCGGCAAAGCCCAGCTCCAGCAGGAAGGCACGTGACACCCTACAAGGACACCCCTGGAGAACCGGCCCGGGTGGCTAAGGGGGCTGCTCCGCTGGCCCACAGGACACTTGTAAGACTGAGAGACACAGCACATCTGCCTACTACATGGAGGTCCACCCAAATGAGATTAGCTCATGTCCCAGATGAAGAACAGGACAAACCTCAAGGACAGAACCAAACAAAATGGACAAGCAACCTGCCCGCTACAGAGCTCAAAACACTGGTTATGAGGCTCCTCGGTGAAcatgggagaaggaggaaggaattctgaaaatttcaacaaagagatgggaaatattaaaaagaaccAACCAGCTAAAGAATGCAATAGCTGAGATGAAGAATACACTGGAGGGAATCAACAGCAGATCAGCTGGAGCAGAGGATGGAATCAGTGACCCAGAAGACAGGGTAGCAGctaacacccaatcagagcagcaaaggaaaagagaatttttaaagaaaagaacagtTTGCCCTGGCcaagttggctcagtggatagagcattggcctgcggaccaaagggtcacgggtttgattccagtcaagtgcacacgcccgggttgtgggctcaatccccagtagggagcatgcaggaggcagccgatcaataattctctctcatcattgatgtttctatctctctcccttcctctctgaaatcaataaaaatatatatttttaaaaaggatcgtttaagggacctctgggacatcAAGCATAACAACTTTCACAAGATAGGGGtcccagaggagaagagagagagaaaaggattaaaaacctattttaaaaaataatgactgaaacttccctaacctagcaaagaaaatagacttacaagtccaggcagcacagagagtcccaaacaagaggaaaccAAAGAGGCTGCACCAAGACACAACGTATTTAAAATGCCGAAGGTTAGAGACAGACAGAACCGTGAAGGGGAGCAAAAGCCAGCAGTCAGTTACCTGCGAGGGAGCTCCCATACcactgtcagctggtttctccGCAGggactttgcaggccagaagggccTGGCAGGTGGCATtcagtgatgaacagcaaggcCCCACAGCCGAGGTTACCCTGCAAGGGCATCGTTTGGAATCGAAGGAGAGAGAGCGTTTCCTAGATAGGAAAAAGctaagagttcatcaccactaacaAGCATTACAAAAGATGTTAAAGGAGCTTGtttaggcagaaaaaaaaaaagatcaaaatatatgaataagaaaatataggagCGGGAAAAAACCTCATGACAAAGGCAAACACTTGGTAAGAGTCGGGAATCAAGCACTTAAAGCTAGTGCAAAGACTAAAGTAGAAAGATCCtgtataaatacaataaataataagaaataaaaaagatcaataaaaccaagagctggttctatgaaaagttaaacaaaattgataaatgtTTAGCCAGACacatcaagaaaaaagagagagcccccacccctgaccctgccgctgaaaaataaagtcagaaatgaaagaggagaagtggCAGAAAtccaaaggattataagaaactATTACAAACAggtatatgccaacaaactggacaacccaGAACAAATGGATCAGTTCCTGGAAATatacatacaatcttccaagactgactcaagaagaaacaGGAAACCTGAACAGATTACTAGTCATGAAACCAAATcggtaataaaaaacaaaccagaTGTCTTCACCGGTGAATTCCACCGAACGTTCAAGGAACACCGTCCTCCAACTCTCCCAAAAAAACAGAAGAGGAGGGAACATCACAGATTCATGTCACGAGGCCACCATCACCCTGACTCCCCAGCCAGACAGACTACACAGCAATAAAGCCACATGCcaacatccctgatgaacacagatgcaaaaccctccacaaaatatcagcaaaccaaatccagcaaCACACTGATAGGATAATACACCGTGACCAAGCGGGGTTTATTCTCGAGATACAAAGTTGGTTCAATATTCAGATATCAATgaacgtgatacaccacataaataaaatgacgGATAAGCATTATATGATCGTTATCACTAGATGCGGAGAAAGCCATGTGGCAAAACCCATCATCCATgatgataaaagctctcagcacaGTGGGGGTAGAGGGAACGTACGTCGACATAATAAAGGCATCTATGACAAACCCACATATGTGGGTCTGGTAATTTTTTTATACGGGCAAAGACAACagatgaaaaacacacaaatgagactacatcaaattaaaaagctttcgCATCACAAAGAAAAACATCACCGAAGGAGGAGATATTTGCAAATGGTGTATCTGATAATGGGTCAATATCCAAGTTTATCCAGAACTCGCATAGttcaacataaaaacaaaaacaaacccaaacaatgcaatttaaaaaaggGCAGAGGACCCGTGTAGACACTTCTCCGAAGAGGACACACAGGTGGCCAACGGACGCATGAAAAGACGCTCCAAGTCTGTAACCATCAGAGAGATTCCAATCAAAACCACACGCAACACCACCTCACGCCTGTCAGAACAGCTGCCGTCAGTAACCCGCAGACAAGTGCGGGCGAGGGCGTGGAGAAAGGGACCCCACGGCTGCTGGTGGGAGGCAGGCCGTGCAGCCGCGGTGGGAAACAGTGTGGagattcctcagaaaattaaaaatagaactgccatgtTCTATTCCATtcccagccattccacttctgggaatatgtctGAAGAAAACCTAAATGCTGCTTTGAAAAGATATACGCACCCCTCTGTTCACTGCGCAAAATTCACAACAGCCGAGATACGGAGGCGACCGGGTGTCCGTGGGCAGACGAGTGGCTAAAACAGCGGAGGTGCATGAACACGACGGATTAACTCCCCGTGAAAAGGAATGGAGTCTTGCCATCTGTGACAACAGGGAtgggcctagagcagcggttctcaaccttcctaacgccgcgaccctttaatacagttcctcatgttgtggtgacccccaaccataaaattattttcgttgctacttcataactgtcatgttgctactgttatgaatcgtcatgtaaatatctgatatgcaggatggatttagGCGGACCCTGTGAAacggtcgtttgacccccaaaggggtcgcgacccacaggttgagaaccgctggcctagagggtaatgtgaagtgaaataagtcagacactgCACGATATCGCTTATATGCAGAATGTAAAAAGTAACatgaatgaacaaaacagacacaaactcagacacagagaacaagCTGTTAGTTGCACgatgggagggagctgggggggatGAGTGCAAAGGGAAGGGATTTAAAAGTACAAATGGCGGTGGTGAGGCCAGTGGCTGGTGAGGCCAGTGGCGGATGTGAGCTCAGCAGGGAGCACGGTGAGCGACCCCGCAGCAGCTGTGTGTGCCCGAGGTGCTGCGCTTACGGGGCGACCGCTTCGTAGTTACATAGGAGCCTGACCACATGCAGTACGCCTGCCGCTCCGTGACACTGTACGTCACCTCCGCTTGAAAAGTAAATTCTGAGAAAGAATACGTTACCTAGGAATGAACCACACAAAACGTTCAGGTGAGTAACTTTAAAATCACTTATAATGCTGTTACTTTAAGACAATCTATTCAGCTCTAATCTCTGGGTCAGGAACAGGACCTTTGATAGTAAGCTGGGGTGGATGATATGAGGTGGCAGCAAATCCAGCCTTCACTCGAGACACACAGAGGGTCAAGGGGCTGAGTGGTTACGATGATGACAAAGTCCACTCGCTAACAGGCCCGGCGACACACACACTCTAACGTTTTCCCGGCCACCTGCTTCCTCCCGAGGGACTGGCTCTGGTGTTGgctgaggcggggggggggggggggaggatgtgCCCGGGTGCCACGTGCCCTTAAAAGCCCCGTCCACTTGCCTATCGGCACAGTGACTGTTTCCGGAGCCCGCTCCGTGACCCCTTTGCAAATCTGACGGGGCATCTGCGTtggctggagcccagggccaCAGCCTCTGCCCCGCTCGCCCTGCGGGAGCCACCCGGTCCCTCAGGACGGTGGTGCCTGCTCGCCGCTCACCGAGCTGAGGGGAGGCACCAGCGGCACGTGGAGCGTTGCACCCCGTTCGAAGCTTTCAGGGGGGAAAAGCGGCCCCACCCCCCTCTGCCCTGGTCGCTGCCGTGGctctggggcggggctggccccGACGTTTGCTGGCtgtgagcggggggggggggggggctgggcccACCAGCCTCATCACATCTggtgcccctgcccggcccacGTCACGGCGGCCGCCAAGGGGGAGCGGTGGCGCTGATGCTCACGGTCACGTGGGAGAACTGCACACGCAGCTGTGACAGCTGAGCCGCTCCAGGACGGCCCATGGcggggccctgctctgggcgCGGCGGCAGCCTTTCCGCCGAGGTGCCGACTGCTGCCCGGAGCGCGAGTGTGACTGCGCCCAAGCGGGGGCGCAAACGTGGTCCTAGAGGAGTGTGAGAAGCTGGGAGGGGCCAGCAGCAAGGACCACGCGTGGAGGACGGGCTGGGAGGGGCCGGCGGCAAGGACCACGCATGGAGGACGGGCTGGGAGGGGCCAGCAGCAAGGACCACGCGTGGAGGACGGGCTGGGAGGGGCCGGCGGCAAGGACCACGCGTGGAGGACGGGCTGGGAGGGGCCAGCAGCAAGGACCACGCGTGGAGGACGGGCTGGGAGGGGCCAGCAGCAAGGACCAcgcgtggaggatgggctgggAGGGGCCGGCGGCAAGGACCACGCGTGGAGGACGGCTGGCCTGTGTTTATTGGGtgaagggctgggaggaggaggccgcTCCCCGGTACCTAGCAGGTGGAGCGGACCACGGGCCGGAGTTCCGTTCCCTCTCGGTTCCTCGTGGAGCCCGCGGCGCCCTGCGGCCCCTCGCGGTGCCATCTGTTCATCCTCTTCACAAAACTCTGCAAGCAGGAGGGCGCGTGGCCAAGGCTGGGGCCTGCGTACGCTTGGCAGCCGTGTGCCTGGCCACATCACTTTGGGGAACTGAATTCTTAGAAagtccccccagccctggccgggtggctcagttgggtgggcaCCGTCCCATGCGCTGAGGATCACAGGTTCGCTCTCCTGTCGGGCACAGGCCTGggactgtgggctcgatccccgggggcggggggcaggggcagccaatCGAAATTCTGTTCTCACAGGGCGTTcccctcacatcaatgtctctccccccttcttccttccctccctctcccttcctctctctaaaaatcttttttaaaaagtgtccccTATTGAATTAAaatactggggggaggggggagatttCCAAGTGGATTTTAAGTCAGAAAAGTGGGAACCAGAACAAGAAGCGCTGTCCGCGTCCTGCCGCCTCCGGGGCATCTCCCGCGACTGCGGACACATGGCTCCGCGACTCCGCGGGCGCCTCCTGTTCGCGTGGAGGCTGAGGACACGTCGTTACAGACGCGGAGGGGCCGCGCCTGCTGCTCTTAGAAGCGAAGGGGCTTTAACGCCTACGTTTTATGGCGATAACGAACGAGGATTATCCGGACGCCACTGGCCCCGACAGCGGGGAGATGAGATGCCCCAGCTGTCCAAAGGCCGTCTGCAGGGATGAGCGGGGACAGCTGCCGGGGCTGCCCGGTGAGCAAAGGGCCCGCGATGGCAGACCCGCCGCCACCCGGCCAGACGGCGCCTTCACTGCAGCGACGGCCCCTGACCGACTGTGGGGGTGGCGGGTGCTTGGGTGCCAAATGCTTTGGGAAAAGATCAACTGCTAAACCCCAAACGTCAGAGAGGCCAGACCGAGCCATGAGCACCCACGGGGCTCAGACATGAGGCGTCCCCCCCTGCAGCCAGGGCCGTGGGTCAGTGTTCATGTGcggcctccctcctctccagggGTCTCAACTGGCCGGCCGAGTGGGAGCTCAGAGAAcaccacccccctgccccaccccggcAGAGGAGGCGCAGGCTGCCTGTCCCGGTGGAGGCCGAGGCTCCCCCCCGGGAGCGTGCAGGTCGCCGCAGAAGCGTGGTGTGTGCTCACCAATAGCTCGTGGTCCATGAAGTAGGGCTTTCCGGGCGAGCCGTCGTTGGTGTGCAGGTCAGCAGCCAAGCACAGCAGCAGGGCGCCCAGCACGGTCTCGAACACGGACAGGAAACAGTGCGCCACCAGGTAGGCGAGGGCGGCGGCCAGGAGCAGCGGCACGGCCCACACCTGCAGCGTGCGGTGGTAGTTAAAGGCCATCAGCCCTCCGAACACGGTCAGACACGCCACCAGCACCTGTCGAAGCAAGAGTGCGCTCACATCCTCAGACGCCGTGGGAGCACGTCAGAAAATGTCTGTTACTGCAGTTTCACacgtgtgcgtgcgtgtgggactgtgtgagtgtgtgagggagtgtgtgcgtgcgtggctatgtgtgggaggggaggccgtgtgtgtgtgtgtgtgactgtgtgcgcgcgactgtgtgtgtgcgtgtgggactgcgtgtgtatgtgtgcgtaggactgtgtgtgtgcatgtgactgtgtgtgcgtgtgggactgcgtatgtgtgtgtgtggggggggggactgcAGGTGCCCTGCGGCCAAGCACGCACATCAGAACCGCTGGGACAATGAAAGGGGACGAGAACACGAAGCTGTGACAGGGAGCAGccgtggaggagggggaggcgctGTACTCCCATCCCATCGGCGCCTCGTCCTCATTTAtctggggccctggggcctcaCTCTCACCCCGCAGGGCGCCCCACGGTAAACTCTTCATAAGCGCCCCTTGCACGTGCAGCAACGGTCCCGACGGGCACTGCCCTTAGCACGCAGTCACTTGTGCCCGAGGACTGGGCGGAGGGCTCCCCGTGCAGCGGGGGGGGACGGGTCATCGGCTCTGTCCACAGGCAGAGGTTCCATCTCCCGGGCGGGACGAGGCCAGGTGGCACCCAATTCTTCAACAGCCACAGCGCGGCCGGCTGGAGTCCGCGGCCCTCGGCGCCTGCGAGGCGGACATGACGTCGGAGCGGCACTTGGTTGAACACACACACGGTCACCGGTGTCCACGGGCGCGGGAGGCTCTGGGCAGCTACGGGCTCGTCATGGGAGACGAGGGAAACGGCTGCTCCCGAGTTAAATGA from Myotis daubentonii chromosome 18, mMyoDau2.1, whole genome shotgun sequence includes:
- the CNN3 gene encoding calponin-3, which produces MTHFNKGPSYGLSAEVKNKIASKYDPQAEEDLRGWIEEVTGMSIGTSFQLGLKDGIILCELINKLQPGSVKKVNESSLNWPQLENIGNFIKAIQAYGMKPHDIFEANDLFENGNMTQVQTTLVALAGLAKTKGFHTTIDIGVKYAEKQTRRFDEGKLKAGQSVIGLQMGTNKCASQAGMTAYGTRRHLYDPKMQTDKPFDQTTISLQMGTNKGASQAGMLAPGTRRDIYDQKLTLQPVDSSTISLQMGTNKVASQKGMSVYGLGRQVYDPKYCAAPTEPVIRNGSQGTGTNGSEVSDSDSQAEYPDEYHGGYPDDDPREYQYGDPGLGLDY